The genomic segment tcatcctatagcatttgagtgcttagttctataatatttgtgaggtgtttgttctcctgtattaagagaatATATGTTCTCTAtagaaacacagtgagtggttgtacaccgtaaaatattatagtgaaattcttttcatcttgcccgcggtttttaccctaataattttaggggttttttacgtaaatctcggtgtccaatttattctttattttcatatttattatcttaAATTACTGTACGCGGGACCAACACCAACACCGATTCAGGGTGAACCCTTTCTCTGTTGCTGTTGTGCCTCCGCCGCCATATATAACCTGCAACTCGCCTTCTTTCTCACTGCCCTTTTGTTATGGTGTATTGGCGCTTTTTTATTTGATTCTCGAGATTAATAATGTTGTCACTGCATTTCAGGGTCTTCTTGTTTCCTGGTTCTGTTGCTGTTACTTTCCTTCCTTGGTTCTGTTGTTacgttctttttttttttgatgtaTTATATCGCTGTTCGAATAATTATTATCACCATAAGTTCAAATCATTGTGTTAGAGAAAATTTGTTGAGGTTTTCATCACATTTTTTGTCGATTAACTTTTCTCATTTTGGTTTTAGTTtattaatttgtcaaattttgaTCTTAATGTGTTAACTtttagagtagatctcttgtgagacggtatcacggatCTTTATTGGTGAGACGAATCAACCATACTCATATTTACCGTAAAAATCaatacttttaacataaaaaataatatttttttagatatgacccaaatagaatattcgtctcacaaaattgatccgtgagatcgtctcacatgagtttttgtgtaacttttaatttcttGTTATTTGGTCCAATTGTTGATATGACATTTTCTGGAACGTCAGCAATTGTCGACGTCATGTCAGCTTTTTTTGACGTCACATCAGCATTTTTTTGTGTCGTGTCAGTAACTTTACGAATTagaattaaaaacaaaaattatcaaAGTTATTGCACCAAAATCGAACTTTGAATACTTAATagatcaaaactcaaaataaaataaattaaggaaccaaaaaaaaatattttccctttgaAATATTGCAAAAATTTGCGTGCAGCAGTGGGTCCATGCTTGCTAGGAACCGTCGCATTTCCAACAATAACATAGCCACCTGCATATCGCATGACCGCCGCAGTGTCCATACCCGCACGAAATCAAAAATAATGGGTAATCTTCGAATTAGTACACCACAACAAACGGATGCCCGTAGCTACGGTTTATGTAGCAAACGTGCTTGataaaattcatattcaattatcATGTATTTATCATCTACATATTGTACATCATGTATTATCTCATGCTTCGAACCAAATAGTGCCTAGTAAAATTGATATTCAATTATCtagtaataaaataattcaacttTCAAGAGACACAAATGATTAAAAAAGGAGCTAGACATTTTTTCATGGggtgaaataaatttttcagaATAATTAATCGTTACAAAATTAACAATATAAATATTGTGTTTAACATTTACTCACTAAATATTAATGATCGTAATTACATTTACTATATTGATAAAATATAATACGAAAATTGGGAAGTATTTTTAATATTGACACAATTACCGATaagtagggatgtaaatgaatcaaaccgttcgtgagctattcgaagctcgattcgataaaaactCGTTTAATGAGttcgttaagataaacgaaccaagttcaagctctacaatattcggctcgttagctcgtgaacatgttcgttagtaaattcataaataatatcttagatgaaaaataataattttgatatttaatttattgatttaacacattaattatgaagtatataaaaaaatctattaaatttatttattataataaattgacaaattttaataagaatattatatttttttctaaatgtataatttatcttttaatgaatttaatgaatatttaaatatacaattcatatttattgagctcgtttaggttcgataaaagcttgaataagctcgtgagccatgaatatatttgttaaaaaaaaactcgagctcggctcgattataaacaagccaagctcaaacattcaagagtttgGCTCGGCTCGACTCAATTACATCCCTACCGATAAGTTTATAACTATGACGAGAAGTTGAGTACAACAAAAAAAAAGCCTAAATATAGATAAATAGTGGTGCTATGATTACGTAGTaatttttttgtgattttttcTTGCAGTATTGATTGCTAAGAAATTTGTCGTGCAATAAGTATTAGAAACTTTTTACATTCTAGTTCCTTTCAATTCTAAGATAAATTAATTTAGATCAATAGTTttagaattttttaaattttgcaatattattattttttaaacaattttcttataaatgtATTAATAAACACAATTTTCTTAATGCAAATTCTTGTTTAAATAAGAGGTTGGCCAGAATTTAGAACCTCCCATTCGAATaagaaattttcaaatattcaCAAGCAACAATTTTCCACATTCTTTTTTTGTGGATTGAAATATACTAAATCGTCACTTCACATTAAACTGTATATATTTCCAAAATTCCaggcatttttttttatttcagagAAAACAGATAAAAATTGCAGCGAATTTTTATTTCAAAGACAGCCAATATTCCACTAGAATGAAAATGTCGTGCAAAATGGTAATGACTCTAATGAGGTCCATAAACCTACAGAAACATCACTAAAATCCTgaaaacttgaaaataaaatcgaACTGCAATTCTATATCTAAAATACCTGCTGAGCTATCTCGTTGCCGTAGGGTTCGAAAGCTAAGGGATTTTGGAAAACGCAAGGAAACTACTACTCACAACTCTTGGATCCCTGTTCCAGCGTGCTCATTCAcatcaaatgcatgaagactagACAAGATGGTAAAAATCAGTAAACTCGGTGGTTACGAGGAATCCGGAACCTAATATAAAATCTTGCTATGTTTATTTCATCAAACAAAGTAGTACAGAAAAATATTAGATACCTACACGCTACACCGATCTGGAAAATAGGATAAATGGGTCAGGATCAATGCTTAATAAGTTCCCATTTCGCAATaatatcttcttcttttttttggtttttgacAAGAGAAtgggaaaaaaacaaaaaaaaatcaaacactAGGTAATGAAATACTTTTCCATTAAAATTGTGTTTACTCATTCTTTTCCCGCTTACCCTCACTTTCCAGCATTTTCCATGAAACTAACAAGGCCTTTAAAATGACTTGGGTCAACATTTACCTTAGCGGTCGAGAAATGGAATGTCCTAACTTGACAAGATTTTTGCGACACAGGGGTGGGGGTGGGGTTTAAGATTTTCACGAATTCGCTACAGCTCACACATGATTTCATATTTACTGAGGTTCATGCCATCTTACGTGCACAATAACTTACAAGCAAACTGATCCATTTAATAATGTATTGACAAGAAATTGTAGGTTATAAACCTCGATACACAGCACACTGTAAAAGTATAGCTCGCACTCGGAGGAAGACACAATATTCATGGGGAGACCGGGGCAAAACTTGATTCTTCATTAAAATTAggcataaaattttaattttttgtataCAGTCAATACAGTGTTTTAATGTGTCTTCGGGGTAATGACTGATGAAGTTTGTACATCAGCAAATGGAGCCTACGCTAGTCGCCTTACGTTAACAAAAGTTTAGTACCATCACCAACAAAATAGAAGCTCATACGTGAATGAATTGATGTATCCACTACTTTTCAAGTAATCTGTAAAATTTAGGTGCAAATAATAGAGAAATTTTGTCTCCGTAAACTATCAAATTTCTCGATTAAAGTTCATCATCGTTGCACCTCTGAAAGTAATCGATCTATACATACTTTTAGCTGTTCAAAGTGTCACTAGATCAGTTTACTTTTCAGTTGCAATAGCACACGTGTAGCTCATACTTTCAATTAACACCAGACAAGTTTAAATCTAAGGTTTTGAAGATCGAAGGCAACTAAATCGccgaaaaacaaaaacaatataTGAACCAAAACATAGATATTTCGAATCCTACTTCAGTACAGTAGACATTAAATTCGGATCTCAGCCAGTATTCATCAAAAGAACAATAAAATTCTGCgtaatttaacaaaaaaaatctatCGCATTAACTTAGGTACCTCGGAAAAGCTAGAGTTCGAGCGTCAGTTCTTCCTTCTGATCGGAGAAGTAGTGTAGAACGTAAGGAGTGACGCGAATGAGGGCGACCCAAACCCCGAACATCGCCACGTGGCTCTTCAGCTGCTTCATCGCCGCCGCCTTGTCCGGCTTTCGTATGAACAATCCCGGAAACATTTTCGCCGCTCCGATTGATTGATATGTGTGGCTGGTGTTGACCGATGTAAATCCCTACGCCctcgtatttttttttttagtgcGCTGTACATAAAGGCCCATTACTTGATATTGGGCCTCGGCCCATTACTTGATATTGGGCCTCGGCCCATTACTTGATATTGGGTCTTGGCCCATATGGATTGTGAATATCTTTTCAGAAAGGGAACACACAAGTATTTTGAGCTACTTTTATTTCGTATGAGTATGGTTgggttaaaaataattaattaattagtcataaataaattttttaccaATTAAAAATTGGGTTGACTCTGACTTTCTTAATTGgagtaattttttattttaaatatatatgaaataaattgtaaatttttaaTAACGAAGTGGTCATGTCAACCAATTAAAGATAGTTTATTATAAATCTATagtcatatttttaattaaatgtataGTAACATATATTTAGACTAGATTTTCTCTTTTATCCCTTAGGTCAACCCTTTCCCATAGTAAAGAGACTCAAAACGAAATCATAATGGTCTTACTCTTCCTATGCAACAACAGCATCCAATAGTTGGTTTTGGTTTGGTTGATGCTGTTTACATGAGTACTGTATTCATCCACTCAACAAACGATACCTATGCCCCCTTGGCTTTTGATACGTCCATGCATTGAAGTCTCAGCTCGTCACCCTTCCAAAATCGGACCAGTACTTCTCAGAACGGAATACTGAGGGTGGCCGGAAACTAGGTCTCCTCCGATTTGTGATAGAAGGCTGACAACcctcaaaaaaatcaaattcaaatcctGACTTCAAATAGAGTTATGTTGCACCACgagtatttaattatataaacttaagaagaaaataaaatgtataatttgtCACCACTTTACACATTCTCTATCAAATCAGTCATCAAATGTTTTGATGAAAAattgtataaataaataaataaacaaagcaTGATTGGTAtaaacatatattataaatttatataaattataataaaaacagattgaaataaatattaattaataaaataaaaaataattataaaaatatagagATCGTAGAAACAAGTGTGGTGGTGGCATTCAATTCAGCAAAATGACGTGTCGAAGGCCAACCAAACCCAAAACTTTCTACTGAAAACAAAATCACTCAGTCGACAACCGCAGCTAGCGCAGCTTCCACATTCAGAATACCTCCGCCATGCTCCGCCACCGTATAGCACCCGCGCCGTCACCCCACCACCACCACTCCGCCTTCGATCGACGTCCACAGCGTCCCGAACCGCCGCCTTCGAGTATCTCTCCTAAAGAATCATCCTCCCCGCCGTCCTCAAAACTGCCGGTTGACTTCAGTCCGCCGCTGATTGCCATGGTCGTCATCATCGCGACGGCATTCTTCATCATAACATACTCTCGCCTCCTCTCCCGCCACTTCCTCCACAACTACCGCCGCTACAGGCGCTGGCGCCGCCATCGCCGGCGGTACGTCCCGTCATCTTCCGCCGGAGATATCGAGTCGCAGCCTTACTCCTTCGACCCCACGGACGCCTTCCATGTCCTCTCGCCTTACGGACTCGACGAAGCGATCATCAAAACCATTCCTCTCTCCGCTTACATGCGCAAAAGCGGATTCCACGATTGCGCGGTGTGCTTGATTGAGTTCGACGAGAACGATTACGTTCGCACACTTCCCATTTGCTCGCATGCCTTCCACGTCGACTGTATAGACATATGGCTCCGCTCGCATGCGAATTGCCCCCTCTGCCGCGCAGGAATACTCCGTCAGGAGTCTCCGTTTACGCCATTAATGGCAGCTAGGATTAGACCGAGCTTAGACGACCTGATACTCGAGAGCACA from the Primulina tabacum isolate GXHZ01 chromosome 8, ASM2559414v2, whole genome shotgun sequence genome contains:
- the LOC142552568 gene encoding mitochondrial import receptor subunit TOM6 homolog; amino-acid sequence: MFPGLFIRKPDKAAAMKQLKSHVAMFGVWVALIRVTPYVLHYFSDQKEELTLEL
- the LOC142554229 gene encoding RING-H2 finger protein ATL65-like, whose translation is MLRHRIAPAPSPHHHHSAFDRRPQRPEPPPSSISPKESSSPPSSKLPVDFSPPLIAMVVIIATAFFIITYSRLLSRHFLHNYRRYRRWRRHRRRYVPSSSAGDIESQPYSFDPTDAFHVLSPYGLDEAIIKTIPLSAYMRKSGFHDCAVCLIEFDENDYVRTLPICSHAFHVDCIDIWLRSHANCPLCRAGILRQESPFTPLMAARIRPSLDDLILESTMLEPLTETAIETEAAMMEEITQEPSPLRSNHQSEDRLNRRDFLLKRSYSFGFERNLGSERLILEPVTASPWRYRRGFWSKRPSPFTSLAKPRVFSFRYYRGMKSPFFRRRSIGGLFPPSESSVRLGSSRRSKSFASPMFMRSSSPSRLRSGDPEALLSPERLSRR